A single Orcinus orca chromosome 2, mOrcOrc1.1, whole genome shotgun sequence DNA region contains:
- the VPS33B gene encoding vacuolar protein sorting-associated protein 33B gives MAFPHRPDAPELPDFSMLKRLARDQLIYLLEQLPGKKDLFIEADLMSPLDRIANVSILKQHEVDKLYKVENKPAFSSSEQLCFLVRPRIKNMRYIANLVNADKMAGRTRKYKVIFSPQKFYACEMVLEEEGIYGDVSCDEWAFSLLPLDVDLLSMELPEFFRDYFLEGDQCWINTVAQALHLLSTLYGPFPNCYGIGRCAKMSHELWRKLEEEEDGETKGRRPEIGHVFLLDRDVDFVTALCSQVVYEGLVDDTFRVKCGSVDFGPEVTSSDKSLKVLLNAEDKVFNEIRNEHFSNVFGFLSQKARNLQAQYDRRRGMDIKQMKNFVSQELKGLKQEHRLLSLHIGACESIMKKKTKQDFQELIKTEHALLEGFSIRESTNYIEEHIDRQVSPIESLRLMCLLSITENGLIPKDYRSLKTQYLQSYGPEHLLTFSNLRRAGLLTEQAPGDTLTAVESKVSKLVTDKAAGKITDAFSSLAKRSNFRAISKKLNLIPRVDGEYDLKVPRDMAYVFSGAYVPLSCRIIEQVLERQSWQGLDEVVRLLNCSELAFTDMTKEDKASSESLRLILVVFLGGCTFSEISALRFLGREKGYRFIFLTTAVTNSVRLMEAMSEVKA, from the exons ATGGCTTTTCCCCATCGTCCGGATGCCCCAGAGCTGCCTGACTTCTCCATGCTCAAGAGGCTGGCCCGAGACCAGCTCATCTATCTGCTGGAGCAG CTTCCAGGAAAAAAGGACTTGTTCATTGAGGCAGATCTCATGAGCCCGTTGGATCGAATCGCCAATGTCTCCATCCTAAAG CAACATGAAGTAGACAAGCTGTACAAAGTGGAGAACAAGCCAGCCTTCAGCTCCAGTGAACA ATTATGCTTCTTGGTCAGACCTCGCATCAAGAATATGCGGTACATTGCCA ATCTTGTCAATGCTGACAAAATGGCTGGCCGAACTCGAAAATACAAAGTGATCTTCAGTCCTCAGAAG ttttatgCGTGTGAGATGGTGCTTGAGGAAGAGGGCATCTATGGAG ATGTGAGCTGTGACGAATGGGCCTTCTCTTTGTTGCCTCTTGATGTGGATCTGTTGAGCATGGAACTACCAGAATTTTTCAGGGACTACTTCCTG GAAGGAGATCAGTGTTGGATCAACACTGTGGCACAGGCCTTGCATCTCCTCAGCACGCTCTATGGACCCTTCCCTAACTGCTATGGAATTGGCAGATGTGCTAAG ATGTCACATGAATTGTGGAGGAAactggaagaggaggaggatggtGAAACCAAGGGCCGAAGGCCAGAAATTGGACATGTCTTTCTCCTGGACAGAG ACGTGGACTTTGTGACGGCACTTTGCTCCCAGGTGGTTTACGAGGGTCTGGTGGATGACACCTTCCGCGTCAAGTGTG GGAGTGTCGACTTTGGCCCAGAAGTCACATCCTCTGACAAGAGTCTGAAGGTGCTGCTCAACGCCGAGGACAAG GTGTTTAATGAGATTCGTAACGAGCACTTCTCCAATGTCTTTGGCTTCTTGAGCCAGAAGGCCCGGAACCTGCAGGCCCAGTATGAC CGCcggagaggcatggacataaaGCAGATGAAGAACTTCGTGTCCCAGGAGCTCAAGGGACTGAAGCAGGAGCACCGCCTGCTGAGTCTCC ATATCGGGGCCTGTGAATCCATCATGAAGAAGAAAACCAAGCAGGACTTCCAGGAGCTCATCAAGACTGAGCATG CGCTGCTGGAGGGCTTCAGCATCCGTGAGAGCACCAACTACATTGAAGAGCACATAGACCGGCAG GTGTCACCCATAGAAAGCCTTCGCCTCATGTGCCTTTTGTCCATCACTGAGAACG GTTTGATCCCCAAGGATTACCGATCCCTGAAAACCCAGTATCTGCAG AGCTATGGCCCCGAGCACCTGCTAACCTTCTCCAATCTGCGGCGAGCTGGGCTCCTAACGGAGCAGGCCCCGGGGGACACCCTCACAGCTGTGGAGAGTAAAGTGAGCAAGCTGGTGACTGACAAGGCTGCAG GAAAGATTACTGATGCCTTCAGTTCTCTGGCCAAGAGGAGCAATTTCCGCGCCATCAGCAAGAAGCTGAATTTG ATCCCACGTGTGGATGGCGAGTATGATCTGAAAGTGCCACGTGACATGGCGTATGTGTTCAGTGGTGCTTACGTGCCCCTCAGCTGCCGAATCATCGAGCAG GTGCTGGAGCGGCAAAGCTGGCAGGGCCTGGATGAAGTCGTGCGGCTTCTCAACTGCAGTGAGCTGGCATTCACAG ACATGACCAAGGAAGACAAGGCTTCCAGTGAGTCCCTGCGCCTCATCTTGGTGGTGTTCTTGGGTGGTTGCACATTCTCTGAGATCTCAGCCCTCCGGTTCCTGGGCAGAGAGAAAG GGTACAGGTTCATTTTTCTGACGACAGCAGTCACCAACAGCGTTCGCCTTATGGAGGCCATGAGTGAGGTGAAAGCCTGA
- the NGRN gene encoding neugrin has product MAVSLNCLLGGGVRAAVVRCGFATRGVAIPGSVGREPDPDSDWEPEERELQEVESALKRQRKAIRFQKIRKQMEAPGSPPRTLTWEAMEQIRYLHREFAESWSVPRLAEGFDVSTDVIRRVLKSKFVPTLEQKLKQDQKVLKKIGLARSLQQLPGSGDTSAPLSASHSVSGSLPMPGDEASSKGHGHSTALKVTELNTHRTNTPRRQKERNKGIQGLEEEKSFVPVAAAPGHPRELQKFTSDCGGTRGTDSDGLPSDKKLAELKAGEPGDQNFSNKVVQRGREFFDSNGNFLYRI; this is encoded by the exons ATGGCGGTTTCTCTGAACTGCTTGCTGGGCGGGGGTGTCCGTGCCGCGGTCGTTCGCTGTGGGTTTGCTACCCGGGGCGTGGCGATCCCGGGATCTGTCGGCCGTGAGCCGGACCCCGATTCCGACTGGGAGCCGGAGGAGCGGGAGCTGCAGGAGGTGGAGAG CGCCCTGAAACGACAGAGAAAAGCTATCCGGTTCCAGAAAATTCGGAAGCAAATGGAGGCGCCAGGTTCCCCGCCCAGGACCCTGACGTGGGAAGCCATGGAGCAGATCCG GTATTTACACAGGGAATTTGCAGAGTCCTGGTCAGTTCCCAGATTGGCTGAAGGCTTTGATGTCAGCACTGATGTGATCCGAAgggttttaaaaagcaagtttgTGCCCACATTGGAGCAGAAACTGAAGCAGGATCAAAAAGTCCTTAAGAAAATTGGGCTTGCCCGCTCACTCCAGCAGCTCCCAGGCTCTGGGGATACCTCAGCACCGCTTTCTGCAAGTCATTCTGTATCAGGCTCTTTGCCGATGCCAGGGGATGAAGCCTCATCCAAAGGCCATGGTCACAGCACAGCTTTGAAAGTGACAGAATTGAACACTCACAGAACAAATACACCaaggagacagaaggaaaggaataaaggaatccagggcctggaggaggagaagagcTTTGTGCCTGTTGCTGCAGCCCCAGGTCATCCGAGAGAGCTGCAGAAGTTCACCAGTGACTGTGGAGGCACCAGAGGAACTGACAGTGATGGATTGCCAAGTGACAAGAAGCTGGCAGAGTTGAAGGCAGGGGAGCCAGGTGACCAGAACTTTAGCAACAAAGTCGTGCAGAGGGGACGAGAGTTCTTTGACAGCAATGGGAACTTCCTGTACAGAATTTGA